Proteins encoded in a region of the Anopheles aquasalis chromosome 2, idAnoAquaMG_Q_19, whole genome shotgun sequence genome:
- the LOC126571008 gene encoding sodium/potassium-transporting ATPase subunit alpha isoform X3 translates to MARSLEEETGRTDSYRVATVAPLKDDNRTADGQFKSRRKMPPKKKTDLDDLKQELDIDYHKIQPEELYQRLQTHPENGLSHAKAKENLERDGPNALTPPKQTPEWVKFCKNLFGGFALLLWIGAILCFIAYGIQASTVEEPADDNLYLGIVLAAVVIVTGIFSYYQESKSSKIMESFKNMVPQFATVLREGEKLTLRAEDLVIGDVVEVKFGDRIPADIRIIEARNFKVDNSSLTGESEPQSRGPDFTHENPLETKNLAFFSTNAVEGTAKGVVISCGDYTVMGRIAGLASGLDTGETPIAKEIHHFIHLITGVAVFLGVTFFVIAFILGYHWLDAVIFLIGIIVANVPEGLLATVTVCLTLTAKRMASKNCLVKNLEAVETLGSTSTICSDKTGTLTQNRMTVAHMWFDNQIIEADTTEDQSGVQYDRTSPGFKALSRIASLCNRAEFKGGQDGVPILKKEVSGDASEAALLKCMELALGDVLNIRKRNKKVCEIPFNSTNKYQVSIHETEDPSDPRYLLVMKGAPERILERCSTIFINGKEKLMDEEMKEAFNNAYLELGGLGERVLGFCDFLLPSDKYPVGFKFNSDEVNFQVENLRFVGLMSMIDPPRAAVPDAVAKCRSAGIKVIMVTGDHPITAKAIAKSVGIISEGNETVEDIAQRLNIPVSEVNPREAKAAVVHGSELRDLSSDQLDEILRYHTEIVFARTSPQQKLIIVEGCQRMGAIVAVTGDGVNDSPALKKADIGVAMGIAGSDVSKQAADMILLDDNFASIVTGVEEGRLIFDNLKKSIAYTLTSNIPEISPFLAFILCDIPLPLGTVTILCIDLGTDMVPAISLAYEEAESDIMKRQPRNPFTDKLVNERLISMAYGQIGMIQAAAGFFVYFVIMAENGFLPLKLFGLRKSWDSKAINDLTDSYGQEWTYRDRKTLEFTCHTAFFVSIVVVQWADLIICKTRRNSIFHQGMRNWALNFGLVFETILAAILSYTPGMDKGLRMFPLKFVWWLPALPFSLSIFVYDEIRRFYLRRNPGGWLEQETYY, encoded by the exons ACCGGTAGGACGGATTCGTACcgtgtggccacggtggccccGCTGAAGGATGACAACCGTACAGCCGACGGTCAGTTCAAG TCAAGACGCAAAATGCCGccaaagaagaaaaccgaTTTAGATGACTTGAAACAGGAGTTGGATATCGATTACCATAAGATCCAACCGGAAGAACTCTACCAGCGACTTCAGACACATCCGGAAAAT GGTCTCAGCCATGCGAAAGCCAAGGAGAATCTGGAACGAGATGGACCGAACGCTCTTACCCCTCCGAAACAGACGCCCGAATGGGTCAAGTTCTGTAAGAATCTCTTCGGCGGTttcgctctgctgctgtggatCGGTGCCATCCTGTGCTTCATCGCTTACGGTATCCAGGCCAGTACCGTCGAGGAACCGGCCGACGATAACCTGTATCTCGGTATCGTGCTGGCCGCTGTCGTGATAGTGACCGGTATCTTCTCGTACTACCAG GAATCGAAAAGTTCCAAGATTATGGAATCGTTCAAGAACATGGTCCCCCAGTTCGCTACTGTGCTGCGCGAGGGTGAGAAGCTGACGCTGCGTGCCGAAGATCTGGTCATCGGTGACGTCGTTGAGGTTAAGTTCGGCGATAGGATACCGGCTGATATCCGAATTATCGAAGCCCGTAACTTCAAG GTCGACAACTCTTCGCTGACTGGTGAATCGGAGCCCCAGTCCCGTGGACCGGACTTCACCCATGAGAACCCGCTGGAAACCAAGAACTTGGCCTTCTTCTCGACCAATGCTGTGGAAGGTACTGCGAAGGGTGTTGTCATTAGCTGCGGTGATTACACCGTGATGGGTCGTATCGCTGGTTTGGCGTCCGGTTTGGACACGGGCGAGACCCCGATTGCCAAGGAAATCCACCATTTCATCCACCTGATTACCGGTGTGGCCGTGTTCCTCGGTGTGACCTTCTTCGTCATTGCCTTCATCCTCGGCTACCACTGGCTCGATGCCGTCATCTTCCTGATCGGTATCATTGTCGCTAACGTACCGGAGGGTCTGCTGGCCACTGTCACTGTGTGCTTGACACTGACTGCTAAGCGTATGGCCTCGAAGAACTGCTTGGTGAAGAACTTGGAAGCTGTCGAAACGCTTGGATCAACCTCGACCATCTGCTCGGATAAGACCGGTACACTGACCCAGAACCGTATGACGGTCGCTCACATGTGGTTCGACAACCAGATCATTGAAGCCGATACCACGGAGGATCAGAGCGGTGTGCAGTACGATCGCACCAGCCCCGGATTCAAGGCCCTGTCCCGCATCGCTTCGCTGTGTAACCGCGCCGAGTTCAAGGGAGGTCAGGATGGTGTTCCAATTCTGAAGAAGGAAGTCAGCGGTGATGCTTCGGAGGCTGCGCTGCTCAAGTGTATGGAGCTGGCTCTCGGCGATGTATTGAACATCCGCAAGCGTAACAAGAAGGTGTGCGAGATTCCGTTCAACTCTACCAACAAGTACCAGGTGTCGATCCACGAGACGGAGGACCCGAGCGATCCGCGCTACCTGCTGGTGATGAAGGGTGCCCCCGAGCGTATTCTGGAGCGCTGCTCGACCATCTTTATCAACGGCAAGGAGAAGCTGATGGATGAGGAGATGAAGGAGGCGTTCAACAATGCGTACCTGGAGCTCGGCGGTCTCGGCGAGCGTGTGCTCGGTTTCTGCGACTTCCTGCTGCCGTCGGACAAGTATCCGGTTGGTTTCAAGTTCAACTCGGATGAGGTCAACTTCCAGGTGGAAAATCTCCGCTTCGTTGGTCTGATGTCGATGATTGATCCGCCGCGTGCCGCCGTACCCGATGCCGTGGCCAAGTGTCGTTCGGCCGGTATTAAAGTTATCATGGTTACCGGTGATCATCCGATCACTGCCAAGGCCATCGCCAAGTCTGTCGGTATCATCTCCGAGGGTAATGAAACGGTTGAGGACATTGCCCAGCGTCTGAACATCCCGGTATCGGAGGTGAACCCACGTGAGGCGAAGGCGGCTGTCGTGCACGGTTCGGAGCTGCGTGATCTTTCATCGGATCAGCTGGATGAGATTCTGCGTTACCACACGGAAATCGTGTTCGCACGTACCTCGCCCCAGCAGAAGCTGATTATCGTCGAGGGCTGTCAGCGAATGGGCGCCATTGTGGCTGTCACTGGTGACGGTGTCAACGATTCGCCTGCCCTGAAGAAGGCCGATATTGGTGTTGCTATGGGTATCGCTGGTTCGGATGTATCGAAACAG GCGGCTGACATGATTCTGCTCGACGACAACTTTGCCTCCATCGTTACCGGTGTAGAGGAGGGACGTCTGATTTTCGACAACTTGAAGAAATCGATCGCCTACACGCTGACGTCCAACATTCCGGAAATTTCGCCCTTCCTTGCGTTCATCCTGTGCGACATTCCGCTGCCACTTGGTACCGTTACGATTCTGTGTATCGATTTGGGCACGGACATG GTTCCCGCTATTTCACTTGCCTACGAAGAAGCCGAATCCGATATCATGAAACGCCAGCCCCGTAATCCGTTTACTGATAAATTGGTCAACGAAAG ACTTATCTCGATGGCTTACGGTCAGATCGGTATGATCCAGGCGGCCGCCGGTTTCTTCGTGTACTTCGTCATCATGGCTGAGAACGGATTCCTGCCGCTGAAGCTGTTCGGTCTCCGCAAGAGCTGGGATTCGAAGGCCATCAACGATCTCACTGACTCGTACGGTCAGGAATGG ACTTACCGCGATCGCAAGACACTGGAGTTCACCTGCCACACTGCGTTCTTCGtctcaatcgtcgtcgtccagtgGGCCGATTTGATCATCTGTAAGACTCGCCGTAACTCGATTTTCCACCAGGGCATGAGAAACTGGGCCCTCAATTTCGGTCTCGTGTTCGAAACGATACTGGCTGCCATTCTGTCCTACACTCCCGGTATGGATAAGGGTCTGCGTATGTTCCCACTCAA GTTCGTCTGGTGGCTCCCAGCTTTGCCGTTCAGCTTGTCCATCTTCGTGTATGACGAAATTCGTCGTTTCTACCTGAGACGCAACCCAGGTGGCTGGCTAGAGCAAGAAACGTACTATTAG
- the LOC126571008 gene encoding sodium/potassium-transporting ATPase subunit alpha isoform X1, whose amino-acid sequence MARSLEEETGRTDSYRVATVAPLKDDNRTADGQFKSRRKMPPKKKTDLDDLKQELDIDYHKIQPEELYQRLQTHPENGLSHAKAKENLERDGPNALTPPKQTPEWVKFCKNLFGGFALLLWIGAILCFIAYGIQASTVEEPADDNLYLGIVLAAVVIVTGIFSYYQESKSSKIMESFKNMVPQFATVLREGEKLTLRAEDLVIGDVVEVKFGDRIPADIRIIEARNFKVDNSSLTGESEPQSRGPDFTHENPLETKNLAFFSTNAVEGTAKGVVISCGDYTVMGRIAGLASGLDTGETPIAKEIHHFIHLITGVAVFLGVTFFVIAFILGYHWLDAVIFLIGIIVANVPEGLLATVTVCLTLTAKRMASKNCLVKNLEAVETLGSTSTICSDKTGTLTQNRMTVAHMWFDNQIIEADTTEDQSGVQYDRTSPGFKALSRIASLCNRAEFKGGQDGVPILKKEVSGDASEAALLKCMELALGDVLNIRKRNKKVCEIPFNSTNKYQVSIHETEDPSDPRYLLVMKGAPERILERCSTIFINGKEKLMDEEMKEAFNNAYLELGGLGERVLGFCDFLLPSDKYPVGFKFNSDEVNFQVENLRFVGLMSMIDPPRAAVPDAVAKCRSAGIKVIMVTGDHPITAKAIAKSVGIISEGNETVEDIAQRLNIPVSEVNPREAKAAVVHGSELRDLSSDQLDEILRYHTEIVFARTSPQQKLIIVEGCQRMGAIVAVTGDGVNDSPALKKADIGVAMGIAGSDVSKQAADMILLDDNFASIVTGVEEGRLIFDNLKKSIAYTLTSNIPEISPFLAFILCDIPLPLGTVTILCIDLGTDMVPAISLAYEAPESDIMKRRPRDPYRDNLVNRRLISMAYGQIGMIQAAAGFFVYFVIMAENGFLPLKLFGLRKSWDSKAINDLTDSYGQEWTYRDRKTLEFTCHTAFFVSIVVVQWADLIICKTRRNSIFHQGMRNWALNFGLVFETILAAILSYTPGMDKGLRMFPLKFVWWLPALPFSLSIFVYDEIRRFYLRRNPGGWLEQETYY is encoded by the exons ACCGGTAGGACGGATTCGTACcgtgtggccacggtggccccGCTGAAGGATGACAACCGTACAGCCGACGGTCAGTTCAAG TCAAGACGCAAAATGCCGccaaagaagaaaaccgaTTTAGATGACTTGAAACAGGAGTTGGATATCGATTACCATAAGATCCAACCGGAAGAACTCTACCAGCGACTTCAGACACATCCGGAAAAT GGTCTCAGCCATGCGAAAGCCAAGGAGAATCTGGAACGAGATGGACCGAACGCTCTTACCCCTCCGAAACAGACGCCCGAATGGGTCAAGTTCTGTAAGAATCTCTTCGGCGGTttcgctctgctgctgtggatCGGTGCCATCCTGTGCTTCATCGCTTACGGTATCCAGGCCAGTACCGTCGAGGAACCGGCCGACGATAACCTGTATCTCGGTATCGTGCTGGCCGCTGTCGTGATAGTGACCGGTATCTTCTCGTACTACCAG GAATCGAAAAGTTCCAAGATTATGGAATCGTTCAAGAACATGGTCCCCCAGTTCGCTACTGTGCTGCGCGAGGGTGAGAAGCTGACGCTGCGTGCCGAAGATCTGGTCATCGGTGACGTCGTTGAGGTTAAGTTCGGCGATAGGATACCGGCTGATATCCGAATTATCGAAGCCCGTAACTTCAAG GTCGACAACTCTTCGCTGACTGGTGAATCGGAGCCCCAGTCCCGTGGACCGGACTTCACCCATGAGAACCCGCTGGAAACCAAGAACTTGGCCTTCTTCTCGACCAATGCTGTGGAAGGTACTGCGAAGGGTGTTGTCATTAGCTGCGGTGATTACACCGTGATGGGTCGTATCGCTGGTTTGGCGTCCGGTTTGGACACGGGCGAGACCCCGATTGCCAAGGAAATCCACCATTTCATCCACCTGATTACCGGTGTGGCCGTGTTCCTCGGTGTGACCTTCTTCGTCATTGCCTTCATCCTCGGCTACCACTGGCTCGATGCCGTCATCTTCCTGATCGGTATCATTGTCGCTAACGTACCGGAGGGTCTGCTGGCCACTGTCACTGTGTGCTTGACACTGACTGCTAAGCGTATGGCCTCGAAGAACTGCTTGGTGAAGAACTTGGAAGCTGTCGAAACGCTTGGATCAACCTCGACCATCTGCTCGGATAAGACCGGTACACTGACCCAGAACCGTATGACGGTCGCTCACATGTGGTTCGACAACCAGATCATTGAAGCCGATACCACGGAGGATCAGAGCGGTGTGCAGTACGATCGCACCAGCCCCGGATTCAAGGCCCTGTCCCGCATCGCTTCGCTGTGTAACCGCGCCGAGTTCAAGGGAGGTCAGGATGGTGTTCCAATTCTGAAGAAGGAAGTCAGCGGTGATGCTTCGGAGGCTGCGCTGCTCAAGTGTATGGAGCTGGCTCTCGGCGATGTATTGAACATCCGCAAGCGTAACAAGAAGGTGTGCGAGATTCCGTTCAACTCTACCAACAAGTACCAGGTGTCGATCCACGAGACGGAGGACCCGAGCGATCCGCGCTACCTGCTGGTGATGAAGGGTGCCCCCGAGCGTATTCTGGAGCGCTGCTCGACCATCTTTATCAACGGCAAGGAGAAGCTGATGGATGAGGAGATGAAGGAGGCGTTCAACAATGCGTACCTGGAGCTCGGCGGTCTCGGCGAGCGTGTGCTCGGTTTCTGCGACTTCCTGCTGCCGTCGGACAAGTATCCGGTTGGTTTCAAGTTCAACTCGGATGAGGTCAACTTCCAGGTGGAAAATCTCCGCTTCGTTGGTCTGATGTCGATGATTGATCCGCCGCGTGCCGCCGTACCCGATGCCGTGGCCAAGTGTCGTTCGGCCGGTATTAAAGTTATCATGGTTACCGGTGATCATCCGATCACTGCCAAGGCCATCGCCAAGTCTGTCGGTATCATCTCCGAGGGTAATGAAACGGTTGAGGACATTGCCCAGCGTCTGAACATCCCGGTATCGGAGGTGAACCCACGTGAGGCGAAGGCGGCTGTCGTGCACGGTTCGGAGCTGCGTGATCTTTCATCGGATCAGCTGGATGAGATTCTGCGTTACCACACGGAAATCGTGTTCGCACGTACCTCGCCCCAGCAGAAGCTGATTATCGTCGAGGGCTGTCAGCGAATGGGCGCCATTGTGGCTGTCACTGGTGACGGTGTCAACGATTCGCCTGCCCTGAAGAAGGCCGATATTGGTGTTGCTATGGGTATCGCTGGTTCGGATGTATCGAAACAG GCGGCTGACATGATTCTGCTCGACGACAACTTTGCCTCCATCGTTACCGGTGTAGAGGAGGGACGTCTGATTTTCGACAACTTGAAGAAATCGATCGCCTACACGCTGACGTCCAACATTCCGGAAATTTCGCCCTTCCTTGCGTTCATCCTGTGCGACATTCCGCTGCCACTTGGTACCGTTACGATTCTGTGTATCGATTTGGGCACGGACATG GTACCGGCCATTTCGCTCGCCTACGAAGCGCCAGAAAGTGACATTATGAAGCGCCGACCGAGAGATCCTTATCGTGACAACTTGGTCAACCGCAG ACTTATCTCGATGGCTTACGGTCAGATCGGTATGATCCAGGCGGCCGCCGGTTTCTTCGTGTACTTCGTCATCATGGCTGAGAACGGATTCCTGCCGCTGAAGCTGTTCGGTCTCCGCAAGAGCTGGGATTCGAAGGCCATCAACGATCTCACTGACTCGTACGGTCAGGAATGG ACTTACCGCGATCGCAAGACACTGGAGTTCACCTGCCACACTGCGTTCTTCGtctcaatcgtcgtcgtccagtgGGCCGATTTGATCATCTGTAAGACTCGCCGTAACTCGATTTTCCACCAGGGCATGAGAAACTGGGCCCTCAATTTCGGTCTCGTGTTCGAAACGATACTGGCTGCCATTCTGTCCTACACTCCCGGTATGGATAAGGGTCTGCGTATGTTCCCACTCAA GTTCGTCTGGTGGCTCCCAGCTTTGCCGTTCAGCTTGTCCATCTTCGTGTATGACGAAATTCGTCGTTTCTACCTGAGACGCAACCCAGGTGGCTGGCTAGAGCAAGAAACGTACTATTAG
- the LOC126571008 gene encoding sodium/potassium-transporting ATPase subunit alpha isoform X4, producing the protein MARSLEEETGRTDSYRVATVAPLKDDNRTADGQFKSRRKMPPKKKTDLDDLKQELDIDYHKIQPEELYQRLQTHPENGLSHAKAKENLERDGPNALTPPKQTPEWVKFCKNLFGGFALLLWIGAILCFIAYGIQASTVEEPADDNLYLGIVLAAVVIVTGIFSYYQESKSSKIMESFKNMVPQFATVLREGEKLTLRAEDLVIGDVVEVKFGDRIPADIRIIEARNFKVDNSSLTGESEPQSRGPDFTHENPLETKNLAFFSTNAVEGTAKGVVISCGDYTVMGRIAGLASGLDTGETPIAKEIHHFIHLITGVAVFLGVTFFVIAFILGYHWLDAVIFLIGIIVANVPEGLLATVTVCLTLTAKRMASKNCLVKNLEAVETLGSTSTICSDKTGTLTQNRMTVAHMWFDNQIIEADTTEDQSGVQYDRTSPGFKALSRIASLCNRAEFKGGQDGVPILKKEVSGDASEAALLKCMELALGDVLNIRKRNKKVCEIPFNSTNKYQVSIHETEDPSDPRYLLVMKGAPERILERCSTIFINGKEKLMDEEMKEAFNNAYLELGGLGERVLGFCDFLLPSDKYPVGFKFNSDEVNFQVENLRFVGLMSMIDPPRAAVPDAVAKCRSAGIKVIMVTGDHPITAKAIAKSVGIISEGNETVEDIAQRLNIPVSEVNPREAKAAVVHGSELRDLSSDQLDEILRYHTEIVFARTSPQQKLIIVEGCQRMGAIVAVTGDGVNDSPALKKADIGVAMGIAGSDVSKQAADMILLDDNFASIVTGVEEGRLIFDNLKKSIAYTLTSNIPEISPFLAFILCDIPLPLGTVTILCIDLGTDMVPAISLAYEESESDIMKRRPRNPFQDKLVNERLISMAYGQIGMIQAAAGFFVYFVIMAENGFLPLKLFGLRKSWDSKAINDLTDSYGQEWTYRDRKTLEFTCHTAFFVSIVVVQWADLIICKTRRNSIFHQGMRNWALNFGLVFETILAAILSYTPGMDKGLRMFPLKFVWWLPALPFSLSIFVYDEIRRFYLRRNPGGWLEQETYY; encoded by the exons ACCGGTAGGACGGATTCGTACcgtgtggccacggtggccccGCTGAAGGATGACAACCGTACAGCCGACGGTCAGTTCAAG TCAAGACGCAAAATGCCGccaaagaagaaaaccgaTTTAGATGACTTGAAACAGGAGTTGGATATCGATTACCATAAGATCCAACCGGAAGAACTCTACCAGCGACTTCAGACACATCCGGAAAAT GGTCTCAGCCATGCGAAAGCCAAGGAGAATCTGGAACGAGATGGACCGAACGCTCTTACCCCTCCGAAACAGACGCCCGAATGGGTCAAGTTCTGTAAGAATCTCTTCGGCGGTttcgctctgctgctgtggatCGGTGCCATCCTGTGCTTCATCGCTTACGGTATCCAGGCCAGTACCGTCGAGGAACCGGCCGACGATAACCTGTATCTCGGTATCGTGCTGGCCGCTGTCGTGATAGTGACCGGTATCTTCTCGTACTACCAG GAATCGAAAAGTTCCAAGATTATGGAATCGTTCAAGAACATGGTCCCCCAGTTCGCTACTGTGCTGCGCGAGGGTGAGAAGCTGACGCTGCGTGCCGAAGATCTGGTCATCGGTGACGTCGTTGAGGTTAAGTTCGGCGATAGGATACCGGCTGATATCCGAATTATCGAAGCCCGTAACTTCAAG GTCGACAACTCTTCGCTGACTGGTGAATCGGAGCCCCAGTCCCGTGGACCGGACTTCACCCATGAGAACCCGCTGGAAACCAAGAACTTGGCCTTCTTCTCGACCAATGCTGTGGAAGGTACTGCGAAGGGTGTTGTCATTAGCTGCGGTGATTACACCGTGATGGGTCGTATCGCTGGTTTGGCGTCCGGTTTGGACACGGGCGAGACCCCGATTGCCAAGGAAATCCACCATTTCATCCACCTGATTACCGGTGTGGCCGTGTTCCTCGGTGTGACCTTCTTCGTCATTGCCTTCATCCTCGGCTACCACTGGCTCGATGCCGTCATCTTCCTGATCGGTATCATTGTCGCTAACGTACCGGAGGGTCTGCTGGCCACTGTCACTGTGTGCTTGACACTGACTGCTAAGCGTATGGCCTCGAAGAACTGCTTGGTGAAGAACTTGGAAGCTGTCGAAACGCTTGGATCAACCTCGACCATCTGCTCGGATAAGACCGGTACACTGACCCAGAACCGTATGACGGTCGCTCACATGTGGTTCGACAACCAGATCATTGAAGCCGATACCACGGAGGATCAGAGCGGTGTGCAGTACGATCGCACCAGCCCCGGATTCAAGGCCCTGTCCCGCATCGCTTCGCTGTGTAACCGCGCCGAGTTCAAGGGAGGTCAGGATGGTGTTCCAATTCTGAAGAAGGAAGTCAGCGGTGATGCTTCGGAGGCTGCGCTGCTCAAGTGTATGGAGCTGGCTCTCGGCGATGTATTGAACATCCGCAAGCGTAACAAGAAGGTGTGCGAGATTCCGTTCAACTCTACCAACAAGTACCAGGTGTCGATCCACGAGACGGAGGACCCGAGCGATCCGCGCTACCTGCTGGTGATGAAGGGTGCCCCCGAGCGTATTCTGGAGCGCTGCTCGACCATCTTTATCAACGGCAAGGAGAAGCTGATGGATGAGGAGATGAAGGAGGCGTTCAACAATGCGTACCTGGAGCTCGGCGGTCTCGGCGAGCGTGTGCTCGGTTTCTGCGACTTCCTGCTGCCGTCGGACAAGTATCCGGTTGGTTTCAAGTTCAACTCGGATGAGGTCAACTTCCAGGTGGAAAATCTCCGCTTCGTTGGTCTGATGTCGATGATTGATCCGCCGCGTGCCGCCGTACCCGATGCCGTGGCCAAGTGTCGTTCGGCCGGTATTAAAGTTATCATGGTTACCGGTGATCATCCGATCACTGCCAAGGCCATCGCCAAGTCTGTCGGTATCATCTCCGAGGGTAATGAAACGGTTGAGGACATTGCCCAGCGTCTGAACATCCCGGTATCGGAGGTGAACCCACGTGAGGCGAAGGCGGCTGTCGTGCACGGTTCGGAGCTGCGTGATCTTTCATCGGATCAGCTGGATGAGATTCTGCGTTACCACACGGAAATCGTGTTCGCACGTACCTCGCCCCAGCAGAAGCTGATTATCGTCGAGGGCTGTCAGCGAATGGGCGCCATTGTGGCTGTCACTGGTGACGGTGTCAACGATTCGCCTGCCCTGAAGAAGGCCGATATTGGTGTTGCTATGGGTATCGCTGGTTCGGATGTATCGAAACAG GCGGCTGACATGATTCTGCTCGACGACAACTTTGCCTCCATCGTTACCGGTGTAGAGGAGGGACGTCTGATTTTCGACAACTTGAAGAAATCGATCGCCTACACGCTGACGTCCAACATTCCGGAAATTTCGCCCTTCCTTGCGTTCATCCTGTGCGACATTCCGCTGCCACTTGGTACCGTTACGATTCTGTGTATCGATTTGGGCACGGACATG GTACCGGCCATTTCGCTGGCCTACGAAGAATCCGAGTCAGACATTATGAAACGACGGCCTCGTAATCCATTCCAGGATAAGCTGGTGAACGAGAG ACTTATCTCGATGGCTTACGGTCAGATCGGTATGATCCAGGCGGCCGCCGGTTTCTTCGTGTACTTCGTCATCATGGCTGAGAACGGATTCCTGCCGCTGAAGCTGTTCGGTCTCCGCAAGAGCTGGGATTCGAAGGCCATCAACGATCTCACTGACTCGTACGGTCAGGAATGG ACTTACCGCGATCGCAAGACACTGGAGTTCACCTGCCACACTGCGTTCTTCGtctcaatcgtcgtcgtccagtgGGCCGATTTGATCATCTGTAAGACTCGCCGTAACTCGATTTTCCACCAGGGCATGAGAAACTGGGCCCTCAATTTCGGTCTCGTGTTCGAAACGATACTGGCTGCCATTCTGTCCTACACTCCCGGTATGGATAAGGGTCTGCGTATGTTCCCACTCAA GTTCGTCTGGTGGCTCCCAGCTTTGCCGTTCAGCTTGTCCATCTTCGTGTATGACGAAATTCGTCGTTTCTACCTGAGACGCAACCCAGGTGGCTGGCTAGAGCAAGAAACGTACTATTAG